Proteins from a genomic interval of Lycium ferocissimum isolate CSIRO_LF1 chromosome 2, AGI_CSIRO_Lferr_CH_V1, whole genome shotgun sequence:
- the LOC132047560 gene encoding uncharacterized protein LOC132047560: MVVVGCTVCLLSLTRSGKILEGGNKNVVDLEPIDEEEEVQPKHPLLLMRILPTRRFFDIPRDCEGRRHSNDVKRALRPLTQLFKSKPPFPQRLIKKKEDAKFHKFYDQLKQLSLNFPLLEAVKEMLDFAKYLKDLLTKKKMVQHETVSLTHTVSFIISTTTVKKKGDLEAFTIPYSVGHHDFACALCDNRVSINLMPLAIYKQSGLGMPRPTTMRLQMADRSIKKPVGVVNDVLVRVGEFMLPANFVILDCAVVRDIPIILGRPFLATEKTLMDSEKNEIKFRVNDEEVTFQASNGMKLPSAYESISMEEESAGKALAGILVNIDAEDMEGYVETVNSLVGITPPRKPSIIEPPKLELKQLPSHLKYEFLGPNNTLLVIVSALLTEEQISLLLKVLREYRRAIGWTIADI; the protein is encoded by the exons ATGGTGGTGGTGGGGTGTACCGTGTGTTTGCTATCACTTACgaggagtggtaaaatacttGAGGGTGGTAACAAGAATGTGGTTGATCTTGAGCCGATAGATGAAGAGGAAGAGGTGCAACCGAAGCAcccattattgttgatgagaattcTACCGACAAGAAGGTTCTTTGATATTCCTAGAGATTGTGAAGGAAGGCGTCACAGCAACGACGTAAAAAGGGCTCTCCGTCCTTTGACTCAGCTTTTCAAGTCTAAACCtccctttcctcagaggttaataaagaaaaaggaagatgctaagttcCACAAGTTTTATGATCAGTTGAAGCAGTTATCTCTGAATTTTCCCTTATTGGAAGCTGTCAAGGAGATGCTCGattttgctaaatatttgaaggacCTGCTGACCAAGAAGAAAATGGTTCAACATGAAACCGTGAGTTTGACTCACACTGTGAGTTTCATCATCTCAACTACTACTGTTAAGAAAAAAGGCGATCTTGAGGCGTTCACCATTCCTTATTCTGTTGGGCACCATGATTTTGCTTGTGCTTTGTGTGATAATAGGGtgagtattaatttgatgccccttgctatatacaaacaatcaggTTTGGGGATGCCAAGGCCAACTACTATGAGGTTGCAGATGGCTGATAGGTCTATCAAAAAGCCTGTTGGTGTGGTTAATGATGTGCTTGTGCGGGTTGGTGAATTTATGTTACCTGCTaattttgtgattcttgattgTGCTGTTGTTCGGGACATTCCTATAATTTTGGGCagacctttccttgctacaGAGAAAACTCTGATGGAttcggagaaaaatgaaatcaagttccgaGTCAACGATGAAGAAGTTACTTTTCAGGCTAGCAATgggatgaagttaccaagtgcttacgaGAGTATTTCG atggaagaagaaagtgcaGGTAAAGCTCTAGCTGGTATTCTTGTGAACATTGATGCTGAGGACATGGAAGGTTATGTAGAGACAGTTAATTCACTTGTTGG AATTACTCCTCCAAGAAAGCCTTCGATCATTGAGCCGCCTAAGTTGGAGCTTAAGCAGCTCCCATCACATCTGaagtatgagttccttggtccgAACAATACATTACTAGTGATTGTTTCAGCCCTACTAACTGAGGAGCAGATTTCACTGCTTTTGAAGGTATTGCGTGAATACAGGcgtgctattggttggaccatagcagaTATTTGA